TGACCCTAGTCACCTGAATCGCTACGGAGCCTACGAAGTCTCGAATCGCTTGGCTCAAGACCCCCTGATTCCTTGGCCGCGATCGCAAACTTCAGCCGCTAACACCCCCTAAACCTTGCCAGTCCCGGATAGCTATTTCTAATGGGACAATTCTGTCGTATCCTCGGCCCAGTTGATTCTGCTCCTACCCATGACCTTTCTTTCGCTGACCTACGGACTCTTTCTGCTCATCGTTCTCGGCATTTACTGGTCGGTTCGGGAACCGTGGTGGCGGTTGTGGACCTTGCTAATTGCCAGCCTAGTGTTCTATGCCTCCTTGCAGGTAGTTTATATTCCCCTGTTATTTGCAAGTTTGTGGCTAAATTTTCGGATTGGGCAGGCGATCGGTGAGCCACCAGATTGGCGAATTGAAGACTGGCAGTTCGCGCAACAGGATTGGAATCGCCGCCGAGGTCAGTTGTTGTGGTTTGGCATCATCGCTAACGTCCTGTTGCTAGTGGGCTTTAAGTATGTGCCTTTCTTGCTCTCTAGCCTAGGAGGTGGGCTAAATTGGACCGCCGCGCAGCAAAATGCTAGTTGGCTAGACGCAAACCTAGTAGTACCGCTGGGACTCAGCTTTTTTACGTTTGAATGTATTGCCTACTTGGTCGATGTCTATCGTGGTGCTCCCGCCACACAGCAATTTCTCAAGTTCTCTGCTTACAAGCTGTTTTTTCCCAAGTTGATTTCTGGGCCGATTACCCGGTTTCACCTGTTCGCCACTCAATTTAAGGCTCAGAAATTTCCGAAGCCAGATCAGATAGTAGAAGGGATCTGGCTGATTGCCTGTGGTGCGCTTAAAAAAGGGCTTCTGAGCGATAACATTGGCACTTTTGTCGATCTTTGTTTTGGCAATATTCAACGGGCAGGTAGCGGTGATTTATGGCTCGCTACTTTTGCCTATGGCTTACAACTCTATTTAGACTTCAGCGGCTACGTGGATATTGTCCGGGGCAGCGCTCTGTTGCTGGGCTTCAACCTGCCACAAAATTTTGACTTTCCCTACTTCTCCACCAGCATTGCCGATTTTTGGCGACGCTGGCACATGACCTTAGGGGATTGGCTGCGGAACTACCTTTACTTTCCGCTCGGAGGCTCCCGCCAAGGCTTACAGCGAACCTGCCTCAACCTGATGATTGTGATGCTGATCGCGGGAATTTGGCACGGAGCGGCTTGGGGCTTTGTGGTTTGGGGAGCCATTCACGGGCTAGCTTTGGTGGCGCATCGACTAACACAGGCTTATAGCGATCGCGTCCCAGCACTCAAAACCTTCTGGCTCAGCATTCCAG
This region of Trichocoleus desertorum NBK24 genomic DNA includes:
- a CDS encoding MBOAT family protein, which codes for MTFLSLTYGLFLLIVLGIYWSVREPWWRLWTLLIASLVFYASLQVVYIPLLFASLWLNFRIGQAIGEPPDWRIEDWQFAQQDWNRRRGQLLWFGIIANVLLLVGFKYVPFLLSSLGGGLNWTAAQQNASWLDANLVVPLGLSFFTFECIAYLVDVYRGAPATQQFLKFSAYKLFFPKLISGPITRFHLFATQFKAQKFPKPDQIVEGIWLIACGALKKGLLSDNIGTFVDLCFGNIQRAGSGDLWLATFAYGLQLYLDFSGYVDIVRGSALLLGFNLPQNFDFPYFSTSIADFWRRWHMTLGDWLRNYLYFPLGGSRQGLQRTCLNLMIVMLIAGIWHGAAWGFVVWGAIHGLALVAHRLTQAYSDRVPALKTFWLSIPGAVTAWLITQLMVFTAWIFFRLPNLKDSLWVVQHLSGHTADAQFTQKIYIEGLKMERPQIALLLWLIVALMGIAYAFSRGLKLQINWPLKLLLVPISFYLVWLLAPQGSLPYIYFDF